From Pseudanabaena sp. BC1403, the proteins below share one genomic window:
- a CDS encoding XisI protein — MDKIESYRNIIQSLLTAYAAVPIANGAIDCYTVFDTKQDHYHVMNVGWDGYRRVYGCVLHLDIIKGKIWIQQNMTEMRVAQELVDLGAAKEDIVLGFQSPEMREYTGYAVA, encoded by the coding sequence ATGGATAAAATAGAGTCTTATCGCAATATAATCCAGTCGTTGTTGACAGCTTATGCTGCTGTCCCGATCGCAAATGGTGCGATTGATTGCTATACGGTTTTTGATACAAAGCAAGACCATTATCATGTCATGAATGTGGGATGGGACGGTTATCGACGGGTCTATGGTTGCGTTTTACATTTGGATATTATAAAGGGAAAGATTTGGATTCAGCAAAATATGACGGAAATGAGGGTTGCTCAAGAACTTGTAGATTTAGGGGCGGCGAAGGAAGATATTGTACTGGGATTTCAGTCTCCTGAAATGCGTGAATATACTGGCTATGCAGTTGCTTGA
- a CDS encoding XisH family protein translates to MAAKDRFHAVVRIALEKEQWNVTDDPLRLDIGGTKFEIDLGAEQLLAAERGKEKIAVEIKTFLSDSPLTDYHAALGQFLNYRLALEIADSTRILYLAVPVGVYESFFKREFAQISLERYQIKLIIYDTIQEVIVQWIK, encoded by the coding sequence ATGGCTGCTAAAGACAGATTTCATGCTGTAGTTAGGATCGCTTTAGAAAAGGAGCAGTGGAATGTAACTGATGATCCACTACGACTAGATATTGGCGGCACTAAGTTTGAAATTGATTTGGGCGCGGAGCAATTGTTAGCAGCAGAGCGCGGTAAAGAAAAAATAGCTGTTGAAATTAAAACCTTCTTGAGTGATTCGCCATTGACTGATTATCATGCTGCATTAGGACAGTTTTTGAATTATCGTCTTGCCTTAGAAATTGCTGACTCAACACGCATTTTGTATTTAGCAGTGCCAGTGGGAGTTTACGAATCATTCTTTAAGCGCGAATTTGCCCAAATCTCATTAGAGAGATATCAAATCAAACTAATTATTTACGACACAATTCAAGAGGTAATTGTTCAATGGATAAAATAG
- a CDS encoding pentapeptide repeat-containing protein: MHQPDYFLESANFSELNFVEANLENVLLININLIKAKLCNMTLQDVEVNDQNCR; this comes from the coding sequence ATGCACCAGCCAGATTACTTTCTCGAAAGTGCCAATTTCAGCGAATTAAATTTTGTTGAGGCAAATCTCGAAAATGTCTTATTAATCAATATAAATTTAATAAAAGCGAAATTATGTAACATGACCTTGCAAGATGTGGAAGTAAACGATCAAAATTGTCGTTAA
- a CDS encoding DUF4157 domain-containing protein, which produces MSRTYGNEKNSSKSTTSVQPTASFLHTRDFAPLQTDLDEDATFRPSGYTENFLEKIINQRGTESADTPVQAKPMNRLTKPLQSKRMAIQAKLSIGEPNDKYEQEADATASKVVQQINLPIQDQSVQREESMEEEDEELQMKPISTIQREESMEEEDEELQMKPISTIQREESMEEEDEELQMKSLVQRRENIGGGEASIDLESSIQSARGSGQSLDSNLQAKMGEAMGADFSGVKVHTDSQSDQLNKSIQAKAFTTGQDVFFRQGAYEPSSKGGQELIAHELTHVVQQNGAQNVANRSTNKSKLSRKPERSQGTQVPASPIKLSLSSLSHDQTIQRLSLHDTDWNKVTRFRASEGGVGGVIFVSDNKSTLVVKPNVREKDEEMIASHLHGSMASTKKNDRGGKWNIANLDRRFAIHKDVVGIQARAAHFMDDLDPRTLTLLEAVAVNTTMIQEAAQGVSGFGEIMQDQTKDGGHIKSANDRIISKKDKVNKNSPLKLLTQDPSFAIALGRLAAADIFLGNFDRIVGSANLDNLLMNMSQGKIYPIDNVDPASRVKFTEQVGAQKITLQDWLNHPLVTMFIGGHYNAIATEAWDSGQNSINTHIKFIDEIITGEKAGANPREYNVNQNERVAVTNKLNNHLQVIMANFAQGLAIGRQEIINTGPLQNTGQLNNDSVTLYNDRLNAL; this is translated from the coding sequence ATGTCGCGTACTTACGGTAACGAAAAAAATTCTTCCAAATCTACGACTTCAGTCCAACCCACAGCTTCATTTTTACATACTAGAGACTTTGCGCCACTACAGACAGATTTGGATGAAGATGCTACCTTTCGACCATCTGGATATACTGAGAATTTCCTTGAAAAAATAATTAATCAGCGTGGCACTGAGTCGGCTGATACGCCAGTCCAAGCAAAGCCAATGAACCGCTTGACGAAGCCGCTTCAATCTAAGCGTATGGCGATCCAAGCCAAACTGAGTATTGGTGAACCAAACGATAAGTATGAGCAGGAAGCAGATGCCACTGCATCTAAGGTCGTTCAGCAAATTAATTTGCCAATTCAGGATCAATCTGTCCAACGAGAAGAGTCGATGGAAGAAGAGGATGAAGAACTGCAAATGAAGCCAATCTCTACAATCCAACGAGAAGAGTCGATGGAAGAAGAGGATGAGGAATTGCAAATGAAGCCAATCTCTACAATCCAACGAGAAGAGTCAATGGAAGAAGAGGATGAAGAATTGCAAATGAAGTCTTTGGTGCAGAGACGTGAAAATATTGGTGGGGGAGAAGCATCAATAGATTTAGAGTCATCAATTCAAAGTGCAAGGGGTAGTGGTCAGTCTCTCGATTCCAATCTGCAAGCAAAGATGGGTGAAGCAATGGGAGCAGATTTTAGCGGTGTAAAAGTCCATACAGATTCACAGTCCGATCAATTAAATAAATCGATTCAAGCAAAGGCTTTTACAACTGGACAAGACGTGTTTTTTCGGCAGGGGGCATATGAGCCGAGTAGCAAAGGTGGTCAGGAGTTGATTGCCCATGAGTTGACCCATGTCGTTCAGCAAAATGGCGCTCAAAATGTAGCAAATAGATCTACAAATAAATCTAAATTGTCGAGAAAACCAGAGCGATCGCAAGGGACTCAAGTTCCTGCCTCCCCGATTAAGCTTTCTTTGTCTAGTCTCAGTCACGATCAAACTATCCAAAGACTAAGTTTACATGACACTGACTGGAATAAAGTTACAAGATTTAGAGCAAGTGAAGGGGGAGTTGGTGGAGTCATATTTGTGTCAGACAACAAATCCACGCTCGTTGTCAAGCCTAACGTTAGAGAGAAGGATGAGGAGATGATTGCGTCCCATCTCCACGGATCGATGGCATCAACTAAAAAAAATGACAGGGGAGGGAAGTGGAATATCGCGAATTTAGATAGGCGCTTTGCAATCCACAAAGATGTGGTCGGAATCCAAGCTCGAGCCGCTCATTTTATGGATGATTTAGATCCTCGCACTCTTACATTATTGGAGGCTGTGGCAGTTAATACAACGATGATTCAAGAAGCAGCACAAGGAGTCAGCGGTTTCGGTGAAATAATGCAAGATCAAACAAAAGATGGAGGTCATATTAAATCTGCAAACGATCGCATAATTAGCAAAAAAGATAAGGTAAACAAAAACAGTCCTCTCAAACTTCTTACCCAAGATCCTTCCTTTGCCATAGCATTGGGTCGTCTTGCCGCAGCAGATATCTTTCTTGGAAACTTTGATAGGATTGTGGGATCGGCAAATCTTGATAACTTACTTATGAATATGTCCCAAGGAAAGATATATCCAATTGACAATGTCGATCCAGCCAGTAGGGTGAAGTTTACAGAGCAAGTGGGTGCTCAAAAAATCACTCTACAGGACTGGCTGAATCATCCTTTAGTCACTATGTTTATTGGTGGGCATTATAACGCAATTGCTACAGAAGCGTGGGATTCAGGTCAGAACAGTATTAATACTCATATAAAATTTATTGATGAAATCATTACTGGAGAGAAAGCAGGTGCAAATCCAAGGGAATATAACGTAAACCAAAATGAAAGAGTCGCGGTTACAAATAAGCTAAATAATCACTTGCAAGTAATCATGGCTAACTTTGCGCAGGGATTAGCGATCGGAAGACAAGAGATAATAAATACTGGACCGCTTCAGAATACAGGTCAGTTGAATAATGATAGTGTAACGCTATACAACGATCGCTTGAATGCATTGTAA
- a CDS encoding YbjN domain-containing protein has protein sequence MGIFSDGEIRSKTSIDVSGDRITFALLRKLIYTNVLTMDQYLPAIMSVIYGNANPKQAIAQIEN, from the coding sequence TTGGGTATCTTTTCAGATGGAGAGATTCGTTCTAAAACCAGCATCGATGTCAGTGGCGATCGCATTACATTTGCATTATTAAGGAAATTGATCTATACCAACGTTTTGACAATGGATCAATACCTCCCAGCGATTATGTCGGTGATTTATGGTAATGCTAATCCCAAACAGGCGATCGCACAAATTGAGAATTAG
- a CDS encoding Hsp20/alpha crystallin family protein, whose protein sequence is MLVRWQPFQEMEEVRRQFDRLFREFAPLDQETTKGGWVPASELRDDGDYLTLRLTLPEIEAKDLDIQVTKDSISVAGERHLERKEESNKGYYWSEMSYGKFRRVFALPVAIEHEQVKADYTNGILTLTLPKANEVKAFKVNVTGDLPASS, encoded by the coding sequence ATGTTAGTACGTTGGCAACCTTTCCAAGAAATGGAAGAAGTTCGTCGTCAATTTGATCGCTTATTCCGTGAGTTTGCACCATTAGATCAGGAAACCACGAAAGGCGGATGGGTTCCTGCTAGTGAGCTACGGGATGATGGCGACTATTTAACTCTGAGACTCACACTTCCTGAAATCGAAGCAAAGGATCTTGACATCCAAGTGACCAAGGATTCGATCTCAGTTGCTGGTGAACGCCATTTAGAACGCAAGGAAGAGTCTAACAAAGGCTATTACTGGAGTGAAATGAGCTATGGTAAATTCCGACGTGTATTTGCTTTACCTGTAGCGATCGAACATGAACAAGTGAAGGCAGATTACACCAATGGCATCCTCACCTTGACTTTACCTAAAGCTAATGAAGTCAAAGCTTTCAAGGTCAACGTCACTGGCGATCTGCCTGCTTCTTCCTAA
- a CDS encoding serine/threonine-protein kinase, whose amino-acid sequence MELHPELTEYGYEIIQVLGHNYGSARSTYLAKKIANQQLVVVKLFRFPKSANQFSTYEKAIAREAQILSQLQHPMIPCYLNRFDIPDGYCIVQEYIEAQSLANQHSFNLQQIQHIAIAALEVLVYLQSQTPPIIHRDLKPENLLVSDDLKLYLVDFGFARIGMTDVAMSSVAAGTFGFMAPEQLRNSNLSKATDLYGLGMTLVCLLTGIRSIQIDHLIDETNQIEFQHLLTNVNPRFVQWLKKMTAPRLKDRYSEASIALANLHQVGNIGASAKAITSRWRRMPIYLLPVTAIASLFAIFPNPSSENLSSNSQITPSSSPASLPLPSLYPCNKYRHLKLTKTEAQDVSDSIVKLQIYRKCRGCNFRGARFISEDLIGVDLQNADLTGANLIQVNLSGSNLKGAKLEGTDFSQANLENVDFSETTSNCADFGQAELQKAKLVRANLRAANFSQANMASSDLSYANLTSADLTQTDLSKANLNYANLTNTNLLQTVLKNATMQEVIIKNTKIEQTDFPNGDN is encoded by the coding sequence ATGGAACTACATCCAGAGCTTACAGAATATGGCTATGAAATAATCCAAGTATTGGGGCATAATTATGGCTCTGCACGAAGCACTTACCTTGCCAAAAAAATTGCCAATCAACAATTGGTAGTGGTCAAGTTATTTCGATTCCCTAAATCAGCAAACCAGTTCTCAACCTACGAGAAAGCTATTGCCCGTGAAGCGCAGATCTTGAGCCAGCTTCAGCATCCCATGATCCCTTGCTATCTCAACAGGTTTGATATCCCAGATGGCTACTGTATTGTGCAGGAGTATATCGAGGCGCAATCCCTCGCTAACCAACATAGCTTTAACCTACAGCAGATCCAACATATTGCGATCGCGGCATTAGAAGTTCTAGTTTACCTTCAAAGCCAGACTCCGCCAATTATTCATCGAGATCTAAAACCAGAGAATTTATTGGTTAGTGACGACTTAAAACTTTATCTAGTTGATTTTGGCTTTGCCCGTATAGGAATGACGGATGTTGCTATGAGCAGTGTTGCAGCAGGCACATTTGGCTTTATGGCTCCAGAACAGTTGCGAAATAGTAATCTCAGCAAGGCAACTGATCTGTACGGTTTGGGTATGACCCTAGTGTGCTTATTGACAGGCATTCGATCGATTCAAATCGATCACTTGATTGATGAAACCAATCAGATCGAGTTTCAGCATTTGCTAACCAATGTGAATCCGCGCTTTGTGCAATGGCTGAAAAAAATGACAGCTCCGCGATTGAAGGATCGTTATAGTGAGGCATCGATAGCTTTAGCTAATCTACATCAAGTTGGAAATATTGGAGCATCTGCTAAAGCTATTACTAGCAGATGGCGAAGAATGCCGATTTATCTATTGCCAGTTACCGCGATCGCATCTCTATTTGCGATTTTCCCCAATCCTTCCTCAGAAAATCTTTCCAGTAATTCCCAAATTACCCCCTCCTCAAGCCCTGCATCCCTTCCATTACCTTCCCTTTATCCCTGTAATAAGTATCGTCATTTAAAATTGACAAAGACAGAGGCGCAAGATGTAAGCGATTCCATCGTAAAGTTGCAAATTTACCGCAAATGTCGAGGATGTAATTTTAGGGGTGCTCGATTTATTTCTGAAGATTTAATAGGTGTGGATCTCCAGAATGCGGATTTAACAGGTGCGAATCTCATTCAAGTTAATTTGTCAGGATCGAATCTCAAAGGGGCAAAACTTGAAGGAACAGATTTTTCGCAGGCTAATTTGGAGAATGTAGATTTTTCGGAGACAACTTCCAACTGTGCAGACTTTGGTCAAGCTGAGTTACAAAAAGCAAAGCTAGTCAGAGCAAACCTCAGAGCAGCAAACTTTTCTCAAGCAAATATGGCAAGTTCCGATCTGTCATATGCAAACCTGACTTCTGCTGATCTAACTCAGACGGATTTATCGAAAGCTAATCTGAATTATGCTAATTTAACGAATACAAACCTGTTACAAACAGTTCTCAAAAATGCAACCATGCAAGAGGTTATCATTAAAAATACAAAAATTGAGCAAACAGATTTTCCCAATGGAGACAATTAG
- a CDS encoding glycosyl hydrolase family 57 translates to MITTTPSSFVASDFPAICGNEDVIQRAVQDDAPVFLSNNNLRLEEITSAFACALHMHQPTIPAGANGALICNLQNMFEHQGEGDNHNASVFAWCYSRMGDFIPQLVAEGSNPRIMLDYSGNLLWGLQQMQRHDILDNLKRITCDRQYQPYVEWLGTMWSHAVIPSTPIPDVKLHIQAWQSHFASIFGIDALKRVKGFSPPEMHLPNHPDTLYEYIKALKECGYRWLMVQEHSVECLDGSGLTQDQKYLPNRLVAMNSNGESISITALIKTQGSDTKLVAQMQPYHEAKGRSKQMLGNISVPSLVSQIADGENGGVMMNEFPRDYPLVWDQLKNNGRGSSGVVGLNGTEYLEMIEAAGVSPLDYPAIQAVQQYKVWNRVDQSCDRNNLNTAAVESAITELKASDHQFHMDGASWTNSMSWVHGYENVLEPMNKLSAKFHEKYDPLVAQDPSITTRSDYQQALLYNLLVQTSCFRYWGQGTWTDYARELYRRGEAL, encoded by the coding sequence TTGATTACAACTACACCATCAAGCTTTGTCGCCTCTGATTTCCCAGCTATTTGCGGAAACGAAGACGTAATTCAACGCGCTGTGCAAGATGATGCACCAGTATTTCTATCTAATAACAATCTTCGCCTTGAAGAGATTACCTCAGCCTTTGCCTGTGCATTGCATATGCATCAGCCGACTATTCCCGCAGGAGCAAATGGAGCGCTAATTTGTAATCTGCAAAATATGTTTGAACATCAGGGCGAAGGTGATAACCACAACGCTTCTGTGTTTGCATGGTGCTATAGCCGTATGGGAGATTTTATCCCCCAATTAGTTGCAGAGGGCAGCAATCCTCGGATTATGTTGGACTATTCAGGAAATCTGCTCTGGGGATTGCAGCAAATGCAACGCCATGACATTTTGGATAATCTTAAACGCATTACCTGCGATCGCCAATATCAACCCTATGTAGAATGGCTGGGTACGATGTGGAGTCATGCGGTAATTCCATCTACGCCAATTCCCGATGTGAAGCTACATATTCAAGCATGGCAAAGTCATTTTGCCTCGATTTTTGGCATTGATGCTCTGAAGCGTGTTAAAGGTTTTTCTCCGCCAGAGATGCATCTTCCCAATCATCCCGACACTCTCTATGAATACATCAAAGCACTAAAAGAATGTGGCTATCGTTGGCTCATGGTTCAAGAACATTCCGTGGAATGTCTTGATGGTTCAGGACTAACTCAAGATCAGAAATATTTACCTAATCGCTTAGTGGCGATGAATTCCAATGGCGAATCGATTAGTATCACTGCGCTAATTAAAACTCAAGGCTCAGATACGAAGCTTGTCGCTCAAATGCAGCCTTATCATGAGGCAAAAGGTCGTAGCAAACAGATGCTTGGTAATATTTCCGTACCTTCTCTCGTTTCGCAAATTGCCGATGGTGAGAATGGAGGCGTGATGATGAACGAATTTCCCCGTGATTATCCTTTGGTCTGGGATCAACTTAAAAATAATGGTCGTGGAAGTTCAGGTGTTGTGGGACTAAATGGAACTGAATATCTCGAAATGATCGAAGCGGCTGGTGTCAGTCCCCTTGATTACCCTGCCATTCAAGCAGTTCAACAGTATAAAGTCTGGAATAGGGTAGATCAAAGCTGCGATCGCAATAATCTCAATACTGCCGCAGTGGAAAGTGCAATTACCGAGCTAAAAGCGAGCGACCATCAATTCCACATGGATGGCGCATCATGGACAAATAGTATGAGTTGGGTGCATGGCTACGAAAATGTATTGGAGCCAATGAATAAACTCAGTGCCAAGTTCCATGAAAAATACGATCCACTCGTAGCGCAAGATCCCTCAATTACTACGCGATCGGATTACCAGCAAGCTTTGCTCTACAATCTCTTGGTTCAAACCAGTTGCTTCCGCTATTGGGGACAGGGAACATGGACAGACTATGCTCGTGAACTCTATCGACGTGGCGAAGCTTTGTAA
- the nadB gene encoding L-aspartate oxidase — translation MNQTRFDALIIGSGAAGLYTALRLTDLAPNWRVGLVTKDNLSTSASDWAQGGIAAVIDKNDAPQFHGKDTLVAGVGLCETEAVDVLVNAAPRQIQQLIALGVDFDRDEDGSLALTLEAAHSRRRVLHSADTTGRALVSKLAAAVLQSPSIEILSTTLVLDLYLEQGRCGGVFYLDQEQEISCLISPVVVLATGGGAQVFSQNTNPPSSTGDGVAIAWRAGAMIRDIEFVQFHPTALALPNAPRFLISEAVRGEGAHLIDHQGDRFAFNYHPKGELAPRDVVSRAIFNHLQKTKEPTVFLDLQSIPSERIAHRFPNIIKICQQWQIDIFSAPIPVTPAAHYCMGGIVVDSYGATSIAGLYAVGETASTGVHGANRLASNSLLECFVFGERLAEQVCSQQTHVFNVPKAIAPKLEDHNYSATIQEIKYGIQNLSWQAAGICRIQSELEIALTQISAWQTELAELAEPSRLWIETRNLADYAYLLMRSALFRTESRGAHYRSDFPDTDPSWQLHTIIEGQEIRRSNALL, via the coding sequence ATGAACCAAACAAGGTTTGATGCTTTGATCATCGGCAGCGGTGCTGCTGGACTTTATACTGCGCTACGACTTACAGATTTAGCACCAAACTGGCGGGTTGGTTTAGTGACTAAAGATAACTTGTCAACTTCAGCTAGTGACTGGGCGCAAGGTGGGATTGCAGCAGTTATCGACAAAAATGATGCACCCCAGTTTCACGGCAAAGATACATTGGTCGCTGGAGTTGGTTTATGTGAAACCGAGGCAGTAGATGTATTGGTTAACGCCGCACCTCGACAAATTCAACAACTGATCGCCTTGGGCGTAGACTTCGATCGCGATGAAGATGGCAGCTTGGCATTAACCTTAGAAGCTGCCCACTCGAGACGTAGGGTATTGCACTCAGCAGATACTACAGGTCGAGCGTTGGTGTCAAAACTTGCAGCAGCAGTACTGCAAAGTCCTAGTATTGAGATTTTGAGTACTACCCTAGTGTTAGATCTTTACTTAGAACAAGGACGCTGTGGCGGTGTTTTTTATCTAGATCAAGAGCAGGAAATTAGCTGCTTGATTTCGCCAGTGGTAGTCTTGGCAACAGGTGGCGGTGCTCAAGTATTTTCGCAAAATACTAATCCACCATCGAGCACAGGTGATGGTGTCGCGATCGCATGGCGTGCAGGAGCCATGATTCGAGATATAGAATTTGTACAGTTTCATCCAACTGCCCTCGCTTTGCCTAACGCCCCAAGATTTCTCATCAGCGAAGCAGTGCGTGGAGAAGGGGCGCATTTGATCGACCATCAAGGCGATCGCTTTGCATTTAATTATCATCCCAAGGGCGAACTAGCTCCTAGAGATGTTGTCAGTCGAGCCATATTTAACCATCTCCAGAAAACCAAAGAACCCACAGTATTTCTGGATTTACAGTCAATTCCTAGTGAGAGAATCGCCCATCGCTTTCCCAATATCATCAAAATCTGTCAGCAGTGGCAAATTGATATTTTCTCCGCCCCGATTCCTGTAACTCCCGCAGCCCATTATTGTATGGGCGGTATTGTCGTGGACTCCTATGGAGCCACTTCCATTGCGGGGCTGTATGCAGTTGGGGAAACTGCCAGTACAGGCGTACATGGCGCTAACCGCCTAGCGAGCAATTCTCTTTTGGAATGCTTTGTATTTGGGGAACGTTTGGCAGAACAGGTCTGCTCTCAGCAAACTCATGTTTTTAATGTTCCGAAGGCGATCGCACCCAAATTAGAAGATCATAATTATTCGGCAACTATTCAAGAGATTAAATATGGGATTCAAAATCTGAGTTGGCAAGCGGCAGGAATCTGTCGAATTCAATCTGAATTAGAAATTGCTTTGACCCAAATTTCTGCATGGCAAACTGAATTAGCGGAACTTGCTGAACCTTCACGCCTATGGATCGAAACCCGCAATCTGGCGGACTATGCGTATTTGTTAATGCGATCGGCTCTATTTCGCACCGAAAGTCGCGGTGCTCATTATCGTTCCGATTTCCCTGATACTGACCCTAGTTGGCAGCTCCACACAATTATCGAAGGTCAAGAAATCAGACGCTCTAATGCTTTGCTTTAA